TTGCACGTGTACGTGTCCGTGTCCCGGCGCTACCACTTGGACGGACCCGCGCCAGGGGATGAGAGTTTATCACCAGACCGTTCCTCTTTTTACGGTACTATACGTATCTACGTAACGAGCAACCGCCTTTGCGATTCGGGCAGCTACTTCCGGGGAAAATTCCTCGCGACAGCTAACGCGTGCACCGCTTCTCGCATCTGGGACCtcgatctttcttttttttttccaccATTTACGTGCGTCTTAATACGCCGAGGCGTTCGTTCCGTCGTCGATCTTTGACGCTCGCGAACCTCCGCGACCGCCATGTTGGATTCGACACCCGGAAGTCTTCGTACAAATCCTCAGATTTATGTACTCTATGTAGTCTAATATCTTACGTTTATTACAGTAGataaaactggttttgatctGCGATGTCATCCGCGATAAAGCACCTGTATAAAATGCTAGGTTTAGTTCCTAAGGTCCGCATTACGAGGTACCATAAATGTATTTTTATTGCGCTCAATCGGCGAGAAAGAGTAGTAATTTGTCCCCCCTTTGGAATACGAAGCTGCAATTTAGTAATTACGAACGTACTAGTCTCGAGCATTTTGACCCCTATCAAAGGAACGTTGGAAACTTCGCCTAAAACGCTTGATAAAATCGTTACGACTCGAGAGAAGGCGTCACCCACGGTCGGATGACCGGAGGAACTCACACCGGTGACCCGAATATGGCCGACTTCGGCGATCGAAGCGTCTAACCGCAGCGTTGTCTTTTCAGAAACAGAAAGAACGTCAGTTTTAGAGGCTGGCCCACGCGTTACACCCATGGGACGCGTAACTACGCTACTTACGCTAAACGTCTGCTCGGTGTTTCGCCATATGACGCTACCGATCGAGTGAGCCCGCTCGCCGAGGGGCTGGTAATGACGCCGAGGGACGCGATGTTGCCTCTGCGACATGCGGTACCGTCGTATAGACAGACACCGAAACAATTTGTATTAAAATGAGCGCTGCCCTCGCGCCGggtcgagcgattttctaaaaatgaagaaccacctccgcgagggccaaggAAAACAACATAAACCGTCCACCGTTTCGATAGATTAATTCAAAGGCATCCGTTCGACGAAATCGGTTTGCCATAGAGAGCTCTCGCGAGATCAAACAGGAGATTAGTTTGCGTGGTGCAGTTTAGCCTACTCGCCGCCAAAGGGCCACGCTCTTGTGTCTCTCGCAAGCGATCGACTCCTCGACTATCCAGTCCCCAGACTGGTTCAAGGTGCAATCTGCTATATACGTAACGACACCAAACGGGTGGTGTTTGTTTCACTTTTCCGCGGGTTCCGGAACCTGGACAGTGGCGTGTCATCGCGAGAAAAGCGCCCAGAGAGGAACACCAATTCGTTTCGGCTTTGGCGACTTAACGATCGTTCGTGTGTGTTAGCCTTTGCTCGCCAATCGGTCAAGATCGGATGCGTCGAGGCATGCTTGCCCCCCGCGGTTTGCTTCCATCGAAAATCCAGATCTGGttggcgacgacgacgacgggacCAGTTCGTTGTCAGCCCGGGCATGTTAAACGAGCGTGTATGGGGTCCCCTTTGTAAAAGATAGAAGAGGGAGAGCCTGGACGCGGACGCGAGGCGACGCACGCGTGTACGCGCGATCGCCAACGGTGATCAATCACCTTCAAACCGTGGTCGTACAATGCATGTCGTgccaccagaatctggccgctcGAGAGAGCTTATTGTTGCCACCCACGTCGCCTCTCGACTTCTGCTTAACTCTGACCCCGGGACCATTCTAGTTTCCCCAAACTCCCGGAAGATCGAATAACAATCACACTCAAACCCTCTCTGGATCGATTCGTGCGATTTCTCGATCAGATTATTTGTTATATTCACTTGGTTTCGTTAGGTATTTAGCGTACTACTGTTTGTGCAAATACAGATGGGTTATTTGAAGCAAAAAGTTGTTACGGTGATCTCGCTTCCCCCCCTCGATACGATATGTTTGTCGTCCACCATTTTCCCGATCGACTCTATCGATTATTTGTCGTTTCGTATTACAAGGCGTGCTCCCGACGGGGTTTGCAAACGTTTGAAATCGTTTGCAAACCCCGGACACGATCGCCGTAAATCGCAATGGCCGATCCGAAATCTAAAGTTTGGATAAGGCGGTATAAATATGTGGAAAACGTTCCCGCGAGAGTTCACCTTTCTCTGCGCGATAGTGGAGGGATATCCCTTCGAGAAACGAGGACCAGGAGACGAATTTTAAAGGTTTCCGGTCAGTTTCGAACGATGAGAATGGACATCGTAAAACCGGAAACTCCCCGGGCTCTTATCGATGTCGGAACTTGCGAGCAAAACTGTCGGTCCCTTAATGCTAGCTTATGCTCCTCCCAAAAGTTGTCTTGACCAAAAGGATGCAATTTTACTATAGTTTGATTTGTCAAAAATAAATCACAGTTAAATAGACGTATTAACGCGTTAAACGGAGGATTAATATCAGTGATAACGATTTGCTATCGCTTTCAGTGATCGACTAAAAAAGGAACGTTAAAGTAATCGGTTGCTCGAGCTCCTTAAACTGGCAACAAACACGACTACGGAAGATTACGGCGTAATCTCGACACGACGCCTGGTTACAAACGCTTGTCGCGATCGTATATAAATATTCGGGCTCTGCATAATTTCACGTCGCGAGCGACAGGCTAAGAGCTGTCCCGATCCAAGTATCAGCCGCGCGTCTGGTTTAGTTTAAAACTAGATCTCGAGCGGCGATTCTTTACGGGAGCAAGTTTGTCCCGCCGGTTAGAAAGAAAGGTAAGCGACGCGTGCCACTTATCCACCGTGTTATCGCCAAACCCCATGGCTGGCTAGATACCAGAAGTCGAGTACTCGAACGCGTCGAGACAGATTTCGACGGTGAATCCCAACGTTTACACGAGCCTCTCGAGCCCCGTGGCTCGTCAGACGCACAAACATCCGACGGGGGTCTCGAAAAATCGTCGATTAGAGCAACGTTCTCCCAAGTGGGCCGCCCAAACCCAAGAGGATGATTTACCATGCAAGGAAACACATTTTTAACATAGACAAACGCGAGTTACTCGAACGTTTCTTTCTATGGTAAACCCTAAGAGAAGATACTTACcgtactcgccgccagaggacTACGCTCAACTTTTCTCTCTCGCGAGCGATCCGGCGACCTTCTATTTCAACATTACGCTCCTCGACTGACCATCGAACGTTGCGATGTCTCATTCGATGAGTCCTTTCCCCGTAACAAGCTCTTACATAAATTATGAGGCCTCCTTCACTGCTTTTTATTAATGTTCCCGGGTAATTTCACCGTAGCACGACTCTCAAAGAGCGGCGCGCGAAAATTTTAAGAGGAGAGCCCTCCTATAACACCTTCCACGCGATAACGTGTTTCAGCAGACCACAAGTGGCCCCGGTGCATATCGTCTCCTCTCTCGACAAATTTGCACGCAATTGAGTATTCGCGTGCGGACGAGTAATTACGACCGGCCACGCACGTCATTTACCTTTCGCGAGAATTATTATTACCAGCCAGCGCACGTTCGCGGCTAACAACAAAATTCACCGCAAAATACCAAATGCACCCCACCGATTCGAGGCGGGGTGGTGGGTTCGAGCATCTCATTGTGATGGATCCGAAGACACTTTGTCGCGTATACGTAACTCTGGCCGTCGAGGCGTGTTTGGGGGCGCTTTTTAGAGTAATAAGGTTTTTATACTTTGCACAACTTCGTTTGATTTAGGCAAGTAAGCAACAATTGGTTCGGGGGGATGCTTCTAGAAAGTGTCGTCGAAACAGCGAGCAGAAAAAGGACTGTGAGGGGGGGATCTGGCAATAGAATCTCCAAGAATCGATAGTATCTCTGGAGGTCCGGCAATGCCGGTGCCAGGGAGCAAACCCCTCGATGACTACGACACAGATCTCGCGCCATTAGTCAGCCgtggcggtgtggtaccgaagcCCACCATAAAACAGCATAAACACAGCGGAGAAACGGTGCTAgcgcggacgagcacggacggcCACGGACGAGCACGGCCGCCCATCGTGCGTGGGACACCGCGTAAAAATGAGTTGTGTCAACGTGCGGCTCGGGGCCCCCCGCGCGGTTGCCACCAGGTGGTCAACTTGTTTTATAATACGCGCCTCTTCGTATACGGGCTTCTACGTTGCCCCATCTTTTTCCACGTGCTTCGGAATTACACGTACGCGACAAGAGTAGGCTCGCAGACGAGCTCGGCCTGCGAGCCTACTCGtcgatttaatttatttacaaaagCTTGGCCCTCGACGTCCAAATGGCCAAGTTTGTCAAGGAATAGTTCTTATTCCTGACGTTACGAGTCTACCAACTTTTGCTTTACGGCACCGTAttcgtaatttttatttctctcTGTGTATTAACATAGTTTTGCATCGCGTTCAGCCTAATATATAATTAACTTGAAACTGTACGCGTCaatctaattaataaaattagtttAAAGCTTGTTTCTATAATAATGAAAAACATGCATTATTTGACGGAAGACTGTATCGCCATCTACGGCAGAACGTCCAAGTTCGTCGAGAAATAACTTAAAGCTTTGGATGCTAGATGGCGGGTCAAGCATGTGCGATCGAAAATTTGGCCGCCATCTGCGAGCTGAACGAACAAGTTTGTCAGGAATAATGACAGGAATAGAAACTGTTGTTTAACAAACTTGGCCAACCAGAAATGgttaacaggtattcgaaagatGTGAATTAATATTACTGTAGTAAAGGGAACGATACTTTGGACCCCCTTACTGTGCAAATGAAAAGAATGGGATAATGGGCGAGGGAGCAGTGAATAGGCAgcatagaacggagaaaagaaaAGTAAGTTGCACGAATAGGAAAAGATGAACAAGATTGGATATCTTAAATATGTATCTCTTCGTGTTTTAGGAATAGGACATGGATCCACCGTTGCGTGCAGAAGACAAAAACTGTTCTACTTTTCACTTTGATTTCGAGGAATGTACAATTATTCGGTGGAATTAAGAGGAAAGCTCACGTCCAGCGCATACCCGTGTTCTGTTTCTCGTGGATGCGAGAATCGATTCGAGATGATTAGCGATAATGTCAAGGGAGTCCAGAGGCACGTTCGTGATGAGTCCGTGACCGGCGTACCTTCTGTGTCGGCGTGGTTAAATCGCTCCAGTACGCCGATACGTAACCACGAATCCACCTAATTGAAGTAATCACAAGGCGCAACCCGGTACGCTGTACGGCGATGCAATCGAAGAAACGGAATGGGGAACAGGAGAGGAATAGCCAGGATAAGAACCGAGCAGGCGTGCAACGTaagacagagatgccagaaatgcaccgaaggtgctctcccacactatgtcagatcacgcgtacgtgagctcgtggagtttcggaaacccgacaaaggcaaaatgacatatgccccctttctcgattcaccgaagctgcccaaagtaagttcggaccgtctcgtgggagtcgagagagaaaggcttacatttcccttctcgctcttgaacaactaatatccgaccttccgtcaacaggtctcccctggcctctgctgaccgttactgaccactcctggaatttctgacaacgtataacgattacgactggctactgttagtctctcctagcctctgctgaccgctgctgaccattcctgttacttctgacaacgtataacgattacgactggctactgttagcctctcccagcctctgctgaccaccgcttatatttctgacaacctataacgattattactgacttctgctaacctctgttggtctttgccgatctctgtcagcgtgtgcttgtctctgctgaactttcttggcctctgccgaacgctactgaccactgcaggtatttctgataatctataacgattaatacttactactgcatgcccctacaagtctctgcttgcctttgcaggtttctgcttgcctgtgcatgcctttgctgccctctgatgaacactgctgaccacccctgatgcttctgacatcttataacaattactacatgctactgttcgcccctgctgatctctgctggcATCTGCTGAccgccgcttatatttctgacaaccaataacgattactactgacttctgcctgcctccgctggactctgctgaccgctattgaccactcctgatatttctgacaacgtataacgattacaacttgctactgcctgcccctgctggactctgcttgccactgctagcctctactgaccacagctaaccacccctgatgcttccgacaacgtataacgattacaacttcctactgcctgcccctgctggactctacttgcctctgcatgcctctgctagcctccattggcctctgctgaccgctgctgaccaccgtttatatttctgacaacgtacaacgattactactggctactgccaccctctactGACCTctcccagcatctcccgacctaagctggcctctgccaacatctcccgacgtcagctgaccatcgttgaccactgctgaccgttgctgacaacttgtgacgtgatataatataatataatatgtttatatgtattaaaactttgtataatgtaaatctatgacaataaatgatataatttcaaagtattcaatgtgttctcatcattttttaccgtccttttcctctccaaatcattctcttacctataagatgcgtccCACCGTCTTCGcgagttcaccagcattttagaaatgttccgggaactttggaaagccgaatttgaccttgaccttggcccagtttcgaaagtgggtcaaggccattcgaatcttagaaaaattctccggccgcttcgaaaatccaaatggccttgacccagtttcgaaagtgggtcaaggccattcgaatcttagaaaaattccggccgcttcgaaaatccaaatggccttgacccaatttcgaaagtgggtcaaggccatccgaactttagaaaattttcggccgcttcgagaatccgaatggccttgacccaatttcgaaagtgggtcaaggccattcgaaatttcagaaatcttccggccgcttcgagaatccggatggccttgacccaatttcgaaagtgggtcaaggccattcgaaattttagaaaatttccggccgcttcgagaatccggatggccttgacccaatttcgaaagtgggtcaaggccattcgaaatttcagaaatcttccggccgcttcgagaatccggatggccttgacccaatttcgaaagtgggtcaaggtcattcgaattttagaaaatttccggccgcttcgagaatccggatggccttgacccagtttcgaaagtgggtcaaggtcaccggcatttcagaaaacgctccagacactttggaattccagttttaagtagagaaacggttttttataactaagggaataatggggagaggaaaagaaaggtaaaagtgattagaacacatagaattccttgaaattatatcatttattatcatagatttacattatacaaagttttaatacatgtacataatgttagaagttgttaacaaaggtcagcgtggtcagcaggggccagtagaggtcagcagagggatgcagaggcatgcagagactagcaggggcaagcagtagaaagttgtaatcgttatacgttgtcagaagtaacaggagtggtcagcagcggtcagcagaggccagcggaggctggcagacgtcagtagtaatcgttatacgttgtcagaaatgccaggagtggtcagcagcggtcagcagagatcatcaggggcgaatagtagcaagtagtaagcgttatatattgtcaaaagcatcagaggtggtcagcagcggtcagcagagacgagcggaGGCATGCAGTGGTAAGCAGAGataagcaggggcgaacagtagcatgtagtaattgttatacgatgtcagaagcattaggggtggtcagcagtgttcagcagaggccagcaaatgcatgcacaggcaagcagaaagctgcaaaggcaagcagagacttgtaggggcatgcagtagtaagtattaatcgttatagattatcagaaatacctgcagtggtcagtagcgttcggcagaggtcaagaaagttcagcagagacaagcacacgctgacagagatcggcaaagaccaacagaggttagcagaagtcagtagtaatcgttataggttgtcagtaatataagcgatggtcagcagagtccagcagaggttgggagaggctgacagtagcaagttgtaatcgttatacgttgtcagaaatataagggaTGGCCAGTAGTGGTCAGGAAAGATCattggaggcaggcagaagtcaatagtaatcgttatacgttgtcagaaatataagcggcggtcagcagaggccagcagagatcagcagggacgaacagtagcatgtagtaattgttataagaTGTCAGAGGCattaggggtggtcagcagtgttcagtagAGGCCAGTAaatgcatgcacaggcaagcagagacttgtaggggcatgcagtagtaagtattaatcgttatagattatcagaaatacctgcagtggtcagtagcgttcggcagaggtcaagaaagttcagcagagacaagcacacgctgacagagatcggcaaagaccaacagaggttagcagaagtcagtagtaatcgttataggttgtcagtaaTATAAGCGatagtcagcagagtccagcagaggcaagcagtaatcaggggcagtcagtaacagtcgctgtatggtgtgaaaaattgtcgggagttctgtatttttgccagcactggtcatcagaggtcatctagaaaccaggagtaatatgcaaagttcagtaatgaattctaaaaaaggcaagtaaaaatacttgggcagtcgagattccaaatcgtatgccataGACGGGAGAtcgaatttcagttgttaagagcgtgaaggcaaatgtgagcttgcctctctcgactcccacgaagcggtccgaaattacttcgggcagcttcggaataatcgagaaagagggcatgtgtcagtttgcctttgtcgactttccgaaactccacgaggtcacgtacgcgtgatctggcatgtgtgAGTAATGCACCggatgctgaatctggcatctctgacgtAAGACGAAGCGAGACGAAGGAAACGGAACAGAGGGAACAGAAAGGAGAAAGGGGAATGCAGGAACCACGGTGAGCAAACTACGTCGACGATGCTCCATTGGATCGTCAAATGACTACCTCCTGTTTGTGTCTCTCGGCACCCTGCATTTCCGTTCTCACGTGCCGATTCGACCAGAGAATACCGAACGTACCGAGTTCCTTGCACTTACGAGATCCCCCATTGCTTTCTAAACGCGATATAAAACAATGCGCCGGACGTGAGAACGAAACGAAGGCTCCCTAAGGTAAAGTCTAACcaatcgaattacaaatttcttCACTCCGTGAACTAATAACCGAAGAAAGAACCTCTCTTTATgcatagtataaatatatttatgtgAATATTTCATTACACAATTGCGTCTACATATCGTAACACGTACAATGCTACTAAATGCCACCTCTTTAGActgaatacaagacgtaacagtCGATCGTTCGTCTCCGCCATTTAACGAAACGTCGATCAAACACGAACGAATCATTCGATCGTACCGCTTCGAATATTCACTCTACGTTTCGTCCAGTTTACATAACGTTAATGTAAGTTTATGGAAAATATTAGGCGTtaaattttcgtttcttttcgaATTATACAATTATCGCttaataaataatacataaTCGTTCGAGTAGTGGAAAGCAAACTCGTTGCTCGTTCCTCGATTCGATGTTACTCGTACGAGATGCCACCAACGAATCCGTTTGTTGAAATCTTACAAAGTATAAATGCTCGTTACTCTCGCCCACGCTTCTGTCGTTTCGTATTCGTCGTGTATCTGTGTGTATACCGTGACAAACGCTGATATGTACAAAATCAGATGTAAAAAGTCTTTGAAACCAACGCGCTCCTGTGGAAACATTCTGCGTGACATAGCTGCCAATCCTAGAACTTTACAACCCCTGGTTGGTAGTGCACGTTTTATAATATTTGCAACTTTATCCAACGAAAAGAGATCTTAATATCGTTTTCATTCGTTTCGTTATACGCGAACGGAAATATCAGTATCTATGTCATAAGGCTATACATCGATCGCGATATCTCTAATACTGGTCTCGCTAGAAACAAGTACTGTAATTCAGTATGTTCAAAAAGAGAACACTTTCATTTCTTTTGACCGAAAACATCGATTCTTTAAACGTTCGAAGAATACTTTACGTTGTAACTCTTCATCGATAAATACACGAATCACGAAAAGTACTATTGATCGAATAGCACCAATTTGTTCCAACAAAAATGTCAAAGAAACTTTAAACGATACAAATCTCTCGGATAacgtttataaaaataataaacccCGCGATACGCGTAATTTCACGTTAAGCAAGGATtaagaaattgtttaaattgtGCAATGCGAAAGTTTAAATCAGAATTCACGTTGCGTGGAATGTGATCGTGATTGTTACGTGGTAATACGGAAAGTAAATCGATCGAAATTGTCGCGCTGATACCTAGCGGCTTTTAACGTGTCCCCAGaaacgaatatttctttttttcaaaaaGGAACCACGTAAGCTCGGTTTGAAATCTTCTAACGGTGCTTTAAACTACGTGTTAAACTTGCCGCTCGCTATTGTTACGCATAACTTTGTTTCCCTTTCGGACATATATCGCTTCCAAAATAAATACTCGTTTTACAACAGCGTACACTTCCTTTTCTTTACTGGCTCGGGAGGTTCGAGTGCAGCTAAAATAGCTTCGTCGAATACGTTCTTTAAACCTTTCTGCAATGTTAAAAATGCTACGTAATTGTCTATGAACGTAACGAAAATGGTTATGTATCATAACTCGTGACACGTTACCTGCGTAAGAGCACTACATTCAACGTATTTCACTGCTTTTAGCTCTTTGGCTAGCTTCTCCCCCTGTTCCGCTGATATCGGTTTCTGCTTGTTTTTCGCCAGCTTCTCGATAGTAGCAACGTCGTCTCTCAAATCGATTTGAGTGCCAACAAGTAAAAATGGAGTCCTTTGACAATGATGCGTTATTTCAGGCACCCACTGAAATGAAATTAATACGTATAAGCTTTACTATTTCCGTACAGACATTATTCTGATAACGAATGTCTTGGACAACAaccttttctttaacattttcaaACGACGACGGCGAAACTACGGAAAAACATACGAGAAATACATCCGTTTGCGGATAACTTAAAGGTCTCAGTCTGTCATAATCCTCCTGACCTGTAATACATATCgtaatatcaatattttagtattaCCACAAATATTAACAAGAATCTTGATTCCTACCAGCAGTATCAAATAATCCCAATGTATATGGATCACCGCCTATCATTACAGTGACCGCATAATTATCAAAAACTGTAGGTACATATTCAGAGGGAAATTTGTTTGTAGTATACGAAATTAATAGACACGTTTTACCCACAGCTCCATCTCCTACTACGACGCACTTTATTGTCTGCATATTGATACTCTGTATATTTTATCTGAAATaactatattaaatatatataactCTGATCCCTGAAGCTAAACAAATGTAAGTTTCATGTAACATTCGCAATATGTCAATATAGCCTTGTAACAATAAGCAAAACGAATACGATTATTTAATTACTTGAATATTTTGTAAATAGTTAAAACATTAATTAACACTCTTGATATTTTTACtttacatataatatttaatctGAATTCGTTTTGTTTTATGAATTATATGTGACCTTACTCCACCCTTAACCTCAAAAGACGTAACCAAATTCTTCACATAGGGAAATTACAATATTTAAGATTTATTGTTTCGTCTACAAATACGTGTTTCGTATTATTTCTCATGATTCATTGAAAAttggaattattatttaaaaatggaaAGCACATTAATCTCTTTAACGTGTAAATAAGATAATTACCTACAACTGTGTGCCTGTCATTAAAGGTTAAAATCGTAGCTCATAATCTTAAAATCTAGCAA
The Colletes latitarsis isolate SP2378_abdomen chromosome 14, iyColLati1, whole genome shotgun sequence DNA segment above includes these coding regions:
- the LOC143350011 gene encoding cdc42 homolog → MQTIKCVVVGDGAVGKTCLLISYTTNKFPSEYVPTVFDNYAVTVMIGGDPYTLGLFDTAGQEDYDRLRPLSYPQTDVFLVCFSVVSPSSFENVKEKWVPEITHHCQRTPFLLVGTQIDLRDDVATIEKLAKNKQKPISAEQGEKLAKELKAVKYVECSALTQKGLKNVFDEAILAALEPPEPVKKRKCTLL